The proteins below come from a single Magallana gigas chromosome 10, xbMagGiga1.1, whole genome shotgun sequence genomic window:
- the LOC109617272 gene encoding uncharacterized protein — protein MSFSFTQRHLLNGASPYHSLGGASSGHHVNSNGVTSVISPYQSVGVVSDSNHVNGNFSVHNTPTTRDYSSKPHPTSEKLGARRKILSSSSPTPTKVGHSSPARRVRISEPSPHDDYISQLENLHQRLSGMNSGTQRSRLFPRI, from the exons ATGTCTTTCAGCTTTACTCAGAGACATCTCCTTAATGGAGCTTCTCCATATCACTCACTAGGGGGAGCCTCTAGTGGTCACCATGTCAACAGCAATGGAGTAACCAGTGTGATCTCTCCTTATCAGTCAGTGGGAGTGGTTTCTGATAGTAACCATGTCAACGGCAATTTCTCTGTCCATAACACACCAACTACACGGGACTACAGCAGCAAACCACACCCCACTTCTGAAAAATTAGGTGCTAGAAG aaAAATTCTCTCCTCTTCCTCTCCCACCCCCACAAAAGTTGGTCACTCATCTCCAGCACGTCGAGTAAGGATCAGCGAGCCCTCGCCCCATGACGACTACATCTCTCAACTCGAGAATCTGCATCAGAGACTTAGTGGGATGAATTCTG GTActcaaaggtcaaggttattTCCACGGATATAG